The genomic segment AAGCCAAACCGTACATTTCACCGTAGTTTTTCAAGCGTTCACGCAATTGTTTGCGGGCAGTGAAAATGCGAGTCTTTACAGTGCCAATAGGAATATGTAGCATTTCTGCAATCTCATGGTATTTATATCCTGTAAAGTTAAGGGTAAAGGTTTTATTAAGATCTTCAGGAAGTTTGCCAAGGGCTGCTTCCAAATCTCTCATCACAAATTTTGATTCACCATAATTGGGAACAGAAAGGGCAGGCGTATCCAAATAATAGGAATTATCTGTGCTGTCGATAAAGGTGTTCCTCTTCATCATCCTGCGATAATTATTGATGAAGCTATTTTTCATAATGGTAAACAACCAGCCTTTCAAATTGGTTGCATCCACAAACTTTTCACGATAGGTAAGAGCCTTTAATAAGGTTTCTTGGGTAAGGTCGTTGGCGTCTTCAATATCTTTCGTAAGCTGATAGGCATAGCTCCTTAGGTGGCTTCTTTCGTGTGAGATGGCAGAGGTGAATTCTGGTGCTGTCATTGTGTTTAATATATATTGTTAATTGTTCAACAAAATTGAAGATAAATTTTCAAACCTCCAAATTTTTGTTTCATTTTTGTTCAAAAAAAGTGAACATTTGTTTTAATTGTTTGATTTTCAATAAAAAAAAGTATGGAGATAAAGGCATAAATGGTCGATTATTCTTCCTATAAAATCTTTTGAGCGAGATTGGCTTCCTAGCCAAAAGTATTTGTCTTGAAAATAAATTATATAAATGCTGAACAAAAGGATGGCTATGGTGTTGTATATAATTCTTAACCGATATTTGCAGCCCGATTTGCAAAACACAGAGAAAATAGTAAGCGTTTATCGCACCGCACAGTTCAATGCAGCCCATAGGTTGCACTTGCCTCAATGGACTGAAGAGGAAAACAAAACGGTGTTTGGGCTGTGCAATAATCCCAATTATCATGGGCATAATTATCAATTAGTGGTGAAACTTACCGGGCCAGTCAATCATGAAACAGGTTTTGTGTTTGACCTGAAAGTATTGAAGCAACTTATTAATATACATGTCATAGAGGCATACGACCACCGTAACCTCAACTTAGATTGTCCAGATTTTGCTGATTTCAATACAACAGCAGAGAATATTGCCATTGTAATTTGGAACAAGCTAAGACCTTATATAAACAAAGAATTAAAATTAAGTATTAAACTTTACGAAACCGAAAGAAACTATGTCAAATACAAAGGAAACTAATTTTGACCAAATGGGAGATAACCATTTCTCCTCCGCTATGGAAACCCCGATAAGACCCGATGCCTTTGTGATGGATGATGATTTGAAAATCGAATTAATCGAAAAACATTTCAGAGAAATCATGCATATTCTTGGTTTAGACTTGGATGACGACAGCCTTAAAGGAACCCCAAATAGGGTAGCCAAAATGTATGTTAAGGAAATTTTTAGTGGGCTTAATCCCAGCAACAAACCTGAAGTTACGTTATTTGAAAACAAATATAAGTACAAGGAGATGTTGGTAGAAAAAGATATTAGCTTTTTCAGCAATTGCGAGCATCATTTTGTGCCTATAGTTGGCAAGGCCCATGTGGCTTATATATCGCACGGCAAAGTAGTGGGCTTGAGCAAAATAAACCGAATAGTAAATTATTTTGCAAAAAGACCTCAGGTGCAGGAACGTATGACCGTGCAAATCGCCAACGAATTGATGGAAGCACTACAAACACCCGATGTTGCAGTAGTAATAGAGGCAAGCCATTTGTGTGTGTCGAGCCGCGGTATTAAAGATGCCACAAGCAAAACTGTAACATCAGAATTCACAGGCAAATTTCAGGATTTGCAAACACGGAATGAATTCTTGAAATATTTGGAAAAACTATCCTAACTACTTTTAACCTTTGGAAAGTTTCAAACTTTCCAAAAGTTAAAGCATGGGTACAAAAAGTGTTTGGCAGTTGAGCTATTATGTGTTTTCTTTGACCCCTGCATTTTACCAAACATATGCATAAGCTAATATTATGGAACTTAAAGAAATAAGAGAACTTATCAAGTTTGTTTCACAGGCCGGTGTGTCGGAAGTGGAACTTGAACAGGGCGATTTTAAGCTCACCATCAAAACTACCACAGGCCAGCCCATGATAGTGCATTCACAAATGTTGCAAGCACCTGCAGCCATCGCAGCCCCAGTTGCAGCTCCAGTTCCTGTAGCCCCAGTTGCCCCAGTAGAAGCAGTCAGTAATTTGATTACCATTAAGTCGCCTATGATAGGAACTTTCTACCGTTCAACATCGGCAGACAAGCCACCGTTTACGAATGTGGGCGATGAAGTGAAACAAGGCAAAGTGGTATGCATTATAGAAGCCATGAAATTGTTCAACGAAATAGAGAGCGATATCAGCGGAAAAATAGTAAAAGTACTGGTAGAAAATGCACAACCCGTAGAATACGACCAACCGTTGTTCTTGGTTGAACCAGCCTAATTTTATTAATTGATGTTTTAAATTTGTTGATGATTTATATAAAGATATGAATCGGAATCGTGCAACAAGGAGTAAACGATAATACCATTAATTCAAAACTTAGAATCCAAAAAATTATATAGTTGTGTTTAAAAAAATACTAATTGCCAATCGCGGCGAAATTGCCCTTCGCATTATTCGTACTTGCAAGGAAATGGGAATAAAAACTGTAGCTGTATATAGTACTGCTGATAAAGAAAGTTTACATGTACGCTTTGCCGATGAAGCAGTTTGTATAGGTCCAGCTCCAAGTCCTTTAAGTTATCTCAATATCCCCAATATTATAGCTGCTGCCGAAATTACCAATGCCGATGCGATTCATCCAGGCTATGGTTTCCTCAGTGAAAATGCAAAATTCAGCGAAATATGTCGCAAGCATGGAATTAAATTTATTGGTGCCACACCTGAGCAAATCAATTCGATGGGCGACAAAGCCAATGCAAAAGACACCATGCGTAATGCAGGTGTTCCTTTAATACCGGGTAGTGGCGGATTATTAGAAAGTGTGGAAGAAGGGAAGAGCGAGGCTGCCGAAGTAGGATATCCTGTTATCATAAAAGCAACTGCCGGAGGTGGTGGGCGTGGAATGCGTATTATATGGAAAGAAGAAAATTTTCAAGAAGCTTGGGACAGTGCCAGACAGGAAGCTAAAAACGCCTTCGGTAACGATGGAATGTATTTGGAAAAATATATAGAAGAACCACGCCATATAGAAATACAATTGGCCGGCGACCAATATGGAACCGTTTGTCACATGAGCGAACGCGATTGCTCTATACAACGCCGGCATCAAAAATTATTGGAAGAATGTCCTTCCCCGTTTGTTACTCCTGAAATGCGTGAAAAGATGGGTGCAGCAGCGAAAGCTGGTGCTGCTTCCATTGCTTACGAAGGTGTAGGTACGATGGAGTTTTTGGTAGACAAGCACAAGAATTTCTACTTTATGGAAATGAATACGCGTATTCAAGTTGAACACCCTGTTACCGAAGAAGTGATAAATTTCGATTTGGTAAAAGAACAAATATTAATTGCTGCAGGTGTACCTATCTCAGGCAAAGATTATTTTCCTGTGAATCGGTGGGCTCTAGAATGTCGTATCAATGCAGAGGATCCTTATAATAATTTCAGACCAAGTCCAGGTAAAATTACATCGCTGCACAAACCAGGTGGACATGGGGTACGCGTAGACACACATGTATATGCTGGTTATACAATCCCTTCAAACTATGATAGTATGATAGCGAAAATGATTGTGGTAGCACAAACCCGTGAAGAATGTATTGTAAAGATGGATCGTGCCCTTGCCGAATTTATCGTGGAAGGTGTGCATACAACTATTCCCCTGCATCAAAAAATAATGCACAATGAAGATTTCCGCAGTGGAAATTTCACTACTGCATTTATGAATACGTTTGATATTAACGCATAATGCTAATGTCAGTCTGTCAGCCGCGGCAGACATCGAAGACAAAATAGGAGTAATCACATCCGTCTCGGATATCCGCCGCAGCAGACAGACCGATATAATAATAACCAACCTTGAAAAACATTATCCTATTCGACGGAGCTGAACGTGGGAAATTACTTCCCTTCACGTTTACCAGACCTGTCGGGGATTTGCGTATTGGTATTCTAACAATTAAAGAGAAATGGGAAAAGCACACAAAAGCAAATATTTCATTTGCCACACATGATTATTTAACTGCGAAATTTTCTATTATTAAAGTTGATGAAAATTTATATATAAATGGGGCCGTTTGTCCTACAAAAAATTTATGTGATGAAGTTTTAAACCTGAAAATAGGGCAAGCACTATACAACCAAAATAAATTAATTGCTTTTGTTGCCGCTAAAGATTATATTTATAGTGATAGCAATATAAGTTCATTTGAAAAAGTGGAATGTAAATCTTCTGAATATATACATCTGCAAAGCGTCACTGACATCTTTACTTTAAATGATATTGCCATTAAGCAAGACTTTGAATTACTCACTTTAGGTCGTACTT from the Bacteroidota bacterium genome contains:
- a CDS encoding RNA polymerase sigma factor, translating into MTAPEFTSAISHERSHLRSYAYQLTKDIEDANDLTQETLLKALTYREKFVDATNLKGWLFTIMKNSFINNYRRMMKRNTFIDSTDNSYYLDTPALSVPNYGESKFVMRDLEAALGKLPEDLNKTFTLNFTGYKYHEIAEMLHIPIGTVKTRIFTARKQLRERLKNYGEMYGLAYEK
- a CDS encoding 6-carboxytetrahydropterin synthase; amino-acid sequence: MLNKRMAMVLYIILNRYLQPDLQNTEKIVSVYRTAQFNAAHRLHLPQWTEEENKTVFGLCNNPNYHGHNYQLVVKLTGPVNHETGFVFDLKVLKQLINIHVIEAYDHRNLNLDCPDFADFNTTAENIAIVIWNKLRPYINKELKLSIKLYETERNYVKYKGN
- the folE gene encoding GTP cyclohydrolase I FolE; the protein is MSNTKETNFDQMGDNHFSSAMETPIRPDAFVMDDDLKIELIEKHFREIMHILGLDLDDDSLKGTPNRVAKMYVKEIFSGLNPSNKPEVTLFENKYKYKEMLVEKDISFFSNCEHHFVPIVGKAHVAYISHGKVVGLSKINRIVNYFAKRPQVQERMTVQIANELMEALQTPDVAVVIEASHLCVSSRGIKDATSKTVTSEFTGKFQDLQTRNEFLKYLEKLS
- the accB gene encoding acetyl-CoA carboxylase biotin carboxyl carrier protein translates to MELKEIRELIKFVSQAGVSEVELEQGDFKLTIKTTTGQPMIVHSQMLQAPAAIAAPVAAPVPVAPVAPVEAVSNLITIKSPMIGTFYRSTSADKPPFTNVGDEVKQGKVVCIIEAMKLFNEIESDISGKIVKVLVENAQPVEYDQPLFLVEPA
- the accC gene encoding acetyl-CoA carboxylase biotin carboxylase subunit — its product is MFKKILIANRGEIALRIIRTCKEMGIKTVAVYSTADKESLHVRFADEAVCIGPAPSPLSYLNIPNIIAAAEITNADAIHPGYGFLSENAKFSEICRKHGIKFIGATPEQINSMGDKANAKDTMRNAGVPLIPGSGGLLESVEEGKSEAAEVGYPVIIKATAGGGGRGMRIIWKEENFQEAWDSARQEAKNAFGNDGMYLEKYIEEPRHIEIQLAGDQYGTVCHMSERDCSIQRRHQKLLEECPSPFVTPEMREKMGAAAKAGAASIAYEGVGTMEFLVDKHKNFYFMEMNTRIQVEHPVTEEVINFDLVKEQILIAAGVPISGKDYFPVNRWALECRINAEDPYNNFRPSPGKITSLHKPGGHGVRVDTHVYAGYTIPSNYDSMIAKMIVVAQTREECIVKMDRALAEFIVEGVHTTIPLHQKIMHNEDFRSGNFTTAFMNTFDINA